In Streptomyces pluripotens, the genomic window TGATGGGGGCGCGATGGCCCGATTCCGCCGGTGGTCGTGACCTTCCGTGACAGTTGTGGACCGGTTTCTGTGTGCCCAGCGGCCGGCACGGAGCGTTCACACCTCACGTATTCGTCCGTTTTGTTTGCTTTTCTTCCTTGCTTTTAGTGACGCGGCGCACTTTCGGCCACCAATTACGCATGCGATCGGTGAGTCCGGGCAGGCGGTCACGGTCCCCGAGTGGGTCACGTGTGTGACTCAGGGGTGCAAAACAGGAACGGAAGGCAATATCGATCATGGCGGACACAAAGGAACGAAAGGTCCAGGCGACCATTCACGTGGGGGGTGAGTGGCTGGAGGCGGTCTCCGGTGCCACGCGCGAGATCCTCGACCCCGCGGACGCCCGGCCGTTCGCCGTGGTTGCTGAGGGGGACGAGAAGGACGCGGAGCGTGCGGTGGTCGCCGCTCGGCAGGCGTTCGACCACGGCCCCTGGCCCGGCACCCCGGTCGCCGAACGTGCTGCTCTGCTGCGCCGCGTCGCCGACCTGCTGGTACGTGACCGCGAGGAGCTCGGCCTGCTGGAGAGCCGGGACGCGGGCAAGACTGCCGAGGAGGGTCGGATCGACATCGACTGCGTCGCCGATGCCTTCCGGTACTTCGCCGACCTGGTCGCCGCCGAGGCCCCGGGCCGGGTGGTCGACGCGGGTTCCCCTGACGTCCACAGCGTGGTGGTGCACGAGCCGGTCGGCGTCTGCGCGCTGATCACCCCCTGGAACTACCCGCTCCTGCAGGCCAGCTGGAAGATCGCCCCCGCGCTCGCGGCCGGCAACACCTTCGTGATCAAGCCCAGCGAGATCACCCCGCTGACCACCGTCGCGCTGATCGAGCTGCTCGCCGAGGCCGGCCTGCCGGACGGTGTCGCCAACATCGTCACCGGACCCGGTCACAGCGTCGGCGCCCGGCTCGCCGAGCACCCGGACGTGGACCTGGTTTCCTTCACCGGCGGACTGGTCAGCGGCACCAAGGTCGCCCAGGCCGCCGCCCCCACCGTGAAGAAGGTGGCCCTCGAACTCGGCGGCAAGAACCCCAACGTGGTCTTCGCCGACGCCTGCGCCACCGAGGAGGGCTTCGACACCGCCGTCGACCAGGCCCTCAACGCCGCCTTCATCCACAGTGGCCAGGTCTGCTCGGCCGGTGGCCGGCTGATCGTCGAGGAGACGGTCCGTGACCGCTTCGTCGCCGAACTCGCCCGCCGCGCACAGAAGATCAGGCTCGGCCGGGGCACCGAGGACGGCGTGGAGTGCGGCCCGCTCGTCTCCGCGCAGCAGCGCGACAAGACCGAGGCCTACGTCGCCTCCGCGCTCGCCGAGGGCGCGGTGCTGCGCTGCGGCGGCAAGCGGCCGGAACCGTCACCGGCGCGGCCCGAGACCGGCTACTTCTACGAGCCGACCGTCCTCGACGGCTGCCACCGGGACATGAAGGTGGTGCGTGAGGAGGTCTTCGGCCCGGTCCTCACCGTCGAGACCTTCCGCACCGAGGAGGAGGCCGTCCTCCTCGCCAACGACACCGAGTACGGCCTCGCCGGCGCCGTCTGGACCGCAGACCCGGGCCGAGCCCGGCGCGTCGCGGCCCGCCTGCGCCACGGCACCGTCTGGATCAACGACTTCCACCCTTATCTGCCGCAGGCGGAGTGGGGCGGCTTCGGCAAGAGCGGCACCGGCCGCGAGCTGGGGCCTGCAGGGCTCGCCGAGTACCGGGAGACCAAGCACGTCTACCAGAACCTCGCCCCCAAGCCGGTGCGCTGGTTCGCCGGTTGAGCCCACCGAACCCCCCTTCCCCCCCGACCTGGAGTAGTACCCCCATGTCCGAGACCCCCCACGTCTACGACTACGTCGTCATCGGTGGCGGCACGGCCGGTTCCGTCATAGCCTCCCGCCTCACCGAGAACGCGGACGTCACCGTCGCCGTCATCGAGGGCGGCCCCAGCGACATCGACCGCGACGACGTCCTCACCCTGCGCCGCTGGAAGGGACTGCTCGGTGGCGACCTCGACTACGAGTACACGAGTGTCGAGCAGCCCCAGGGCAACTCCCACATCCTGCACAGCCGCGCCAAGGTCCTCGGCGGCTGTTCCTCGCACAACACCCTGATCTCCTTCAAGCCGCTCCCGGCCGACTGGGACGAGTGGGAGGCGGCCGGAGCCACCGGCTGGGGTGCCGTGCAGATGGAGGCCTACTACGCCCGGCTGCGCAACAACATCGTCCGGGTCGCCGACAAGGACCAGAACGCCATCGCCAAGGACTGGATCGAGGCGGCCAAGGCGGCCACCGGCGTTCCCGAGGTGACCGGCTTCAACGCAAAGCCCTTCCACGAGGGCGTCGGTTTCCTCGACCTCGCCTACCACCCGGAGAACAACAAGCGTTCCTCCGCCTCCGTCGCCTACCTCCACCCCCACATGGAGGCCGGCGACCGGCCCAACCTGACGCTGCTGCTGGAGACCTGGGCCTACAAGCTGGAGCTGGACGGCAAGCGCGCCACCGGAGTGCGGGTACGCACCAAGGACGGCACGGAGCAGCTGATCACCGCCCGTCGCGAGGTCGTGGTCAGTGCCGGCGCCGTCGATTCCCCGCGCCTGCTGCTGCTGTCCGGCATCGGCCCGAAGAAGGACCTCGAAGAGCTGGGCATCCCGGTCGTGCACGACCTGCCGGGTGTCGGCGAGAACCTGCAGGACCACCCGGAGTCGGTGATCGTCTGGGAGACCAGCCGGCCGCTGCCGGAGAACTCGGCGATGGACTCCGACGCCGCGCTGTTCGTGCGCCGGGACGCCACCCAGGACCTCCCTGACCTGATGTTCCACTTCTACCAGGTCCCCTTCACCGACAACCCCGAGCGGCTGGGCTACGAACGTCCCGAGCACGGCGTGTCGATGACGCCGAACATCCCCAAGTCGCGTGCTCGCGGGCGGATCTACCTCACTTCCGCGGACCCCGACGTCAAGCCCGCCCTCGACTTCCGCTACTTCACTGACGAGGACGGCTACGACGCGCAGACCCTCGTCGACGGAGTCCGGGTGGCCCGGCAGATCGCCAAGACCGAGCCGTTCGCCGGCTGGCTGGAGCGGGAAGTCTTCCCCGGCCCCGACGTCACCGACGACGAACAGCTCAGCGAACTGCTGCGCAAGGCGCACCACACTGTCTACCACCCGGCGGGCACCTGCAAGATCGGCCCTGCCGACGACGAACTCGCCGTCGTCGACGCCGAGTTGCGAATCCATGGGCTGGAGGGCATCCGCGTCGTCGACGCGTCCGTCTTCCCGACCCTGCCCGCGGTGAACCCCATGATCGGCGTACTGATGGTCGGCGAGAAGGCAGCCGAACTGCTGGCCGGCACCAGCGAAGGGAACCAGGCCTGATGAGCGGCATACCTACCCCAAAGAAGCCCACTCTCGACAAGGAGAGCGGTCCCGCGGAAGCGACCGAGGCGCCCCCCGTCTTCGGCGTGCGCAACCTGTGGAAGGTCTTCGGCCCCAAAGCCGACGGTGTTCCCGGCAACCCGGAGTACTCCGGGCTCTCCCAGTCCGAGCTGCGCGCCCGTACTGGCTGCACCGCGGCCGTCCGGGACGTCTCCTTCGACGTGCGCAAGGGCGAGGTCTTCGTCGTCATGGGCCTGTCCGGCTCCGGCAAGTCCACCCTGGTGCGTTGCCTGACCCGGCTCATCGAGCCGACCTCCGGCACGCTGGAGATCGACGGCGAGGACGTCCTCGCCATGGACAAGAACCGGCTGCGCGAGTTGCGCCGCCACCGGGCCGCCATGGTGTTCCAGCACTTCGGCCTGCTGCCCCACCGCTCCGTCCTGGACAATGTCGCCTACGGCCTGGAGATCCAGGGCATGCCCAAGGCGGAGCGGCGCGAGCGGGCCGCGCAGATGGTCGCCAAGGTCGGCCTGGAGGGCCTGGAGCAGCGCCGCCCCGGCCAGCTCTCCGGCGGCCAGCAGCAGCGCGTCGGGCTGGCCCGCGCGCTCGCTTCCGACCCCGAGGTGCTGCTCTTCGACGAGCCGTTCAGCGCCCTCGACCCGCTGATCCGCCGCGACATGCAGGAGGAGGTCATCCGCCTGCACAGCGAAGAGGGCCGCACCATGGTCTTCATCACCCACGACCTCAGCGAGGCACTGCGCGTCGGCGACCGCATCGCGCTGATGCGGGACGGCCAGGTCGTGCAGCTCGGCACTCCTGAGGAGATCGTCGGCGCCCCCGCTGACGACTACGTCCGTGACTTCGTCCGGGACGTGCCGCGCGAGCAGGTCATGACGGTACGCACCGCGATGCACGCCGGGGACTGCGGCGGCCCGGAGCACCCCGGCGCCCTCACCCCCGACACGGTGGTCGTCAAGGCCATCGAGACCGTCGCCCGCACCGGCCGGGCCGTCTGCGTGGTGCAGGACGGCCACTGCCTGGGCCAGGTGGACCACGCCGCGCTGCTGCGGGTCGTCGCCGGAATCGACCGCGAGGAGGTGGCCGCCTGATGCGGATCGCCACGACAACAGCACCGATCGGCCATACCCGGGGGTGGACCGCATGAGCGCCGTCGTCACCCCTGCCTCGCCGCCGACCCCGGCCGAACCGGCCGAGGAGAAGGTCTCCGCCGCGCCCCGCGCATGGCTGCGCCACCCCGTGGTGCGCCGGCTGTGGCCGTTGGCCGTCGCCGCGGTCGTGCTCGTCCCGCTGGCCGCGTTGCTGTGGGGCAGCGGAGCCTGGCCGTCCGCGCTGAGCGTCGACGTCAAGACGCCGCTGGACGACACGTACACCTGGATCGTGCGCAACCGGGACACCAACCCGGTCTTCCTCTACGGCCTGCTGCACCTGAGCAACTGGGCCGACGGCTCGGTGAGCTGGGTGACCGACCTGTTGGAGAGCCTGGGCTGGTCGCCGGTGATCGCGGCCGCCGTGCTGCTCTCCTGGCGGATCGGAGGCCTGCGCGACCGGCGCGGGCTGAAGCTCGCCGGCATCACGTTCGCCGCCTTCACGGTGTGCGGTCTGCTCGGCATGTGGCAAGCCACGATGGAGACCCTCGCGCTGATGGCAGTCGCGGTCGCGGTCTCCGCCGTCATCGGCGGGGCGCTCGGGCTGGGTGCCGGTCTGTCGGACCGCTTCGAGCGCGTGCTGCGACCCGTGCTGGACACCATGCAGATCATGCCGGCGTTCGCCTACCTGCTGCCGCTGGTGCTGCTGTTCGACGTCGGTGTGCCGTCCGCGCTGATCGCGACCATCATCTACGCCGCCCCGCCGATGGCCCGCCTCACCGCGCTCGGCCTGCGCGGCGCCGACCAGGGTGTCATGGAGGCCGCCGAGTCGCTGGGCACCAGTCCGGTGCAGCGGCTGCTGACCGCGCGGCTGCCGCTGGCCCGCAAGGAGATCCTGCTCGGCCTGAACCAGACGATCATGATGGCCCTGTCGATGGTCACCATCGCCTCGGTGATCGGCGCCGGCGGCCTCGGCGAGGAAGTGTTCCACGCACTGTCCATCCTCGACGTGGGCGGCGCGCTCGCCGCGGGTATCCCGATCGTGCTGCTGGCCGTCTGGCTGGACCGGGTCACCGCTGCCGCGGGCGAGCGATTGGGCGAGGGCGCCGCCCCGTCCGGCTCCTCCTGGCTGCACGGCTGGCGCGCCTGGCTCCTGGCGGTCGGCTCGGGCACCGTGCTGGGCGCGGTCGGCTGGCAGCTGCTGGTCGCCGACTGGCCCGAGGCCTGGAACGTGGATATCGCCTCGCCCGTCCAGAGCGGTGTGGACTGGTTCACCGGCCACCTGGCCGAGGGGGTGCCCGTCCTGGGCGGAACCCGCACCTGGGCCGGCAACTTCACCATCTGGGTGCTCGACCCGATCCGGAGCGTCCTGACCGGCACACCGTGGTGGCTGCTGGTCCTGCTGGTCGCGGCCCTCGCCCTGCTCGCGGGCGGCTGGGGCGCGATGTGCACGGCCGCCCTGGCAATGGCCGGCGTCGGCGTGATCGGGGTGTGGGGCCACGCCCTGGACACCCTGTCCCAGGCGATCGCCGGTGTCGCCGTCACCCTCGTGCTCGGCTTCATCATCGGCGTGGCCGGGGCCCGTGTGCCCTTGCTGGAACGCATCCTGCGTCCGGTGCTGGACACCCTGCAGACCCTGCCGCAGTTCATCTACCTGATCCCGGTGGTGGCCCTGTTCAACGTGGGCCGCGCTCCCGCGGTCGCCGCGGCCGTGCTGTACGCGCTGCCCGCCGTCGTGCGGATCACCATGCAGGGCCTGCGCCAGGTCGACCCGGCCACGCTGGAGGCGGCCCGCTCCATGGGCGCGAGCACCTTCCAGCAGATCCGCCAGGTGCAGGTGCCACTGGCCCGGCCCGCGCTGATGCTCGCGCTGAACCAGGGCGTGGTGCTGGTGCTCGCCATGGTGATCGTCGGCGGTTTCGTCGGCTCCGGCGCGCTCGGTTACGACGTCGTCTACGGCCTGCAGAAGAGCCAACTCGGCGTCGGCCTGACCGCCGGTGTCGCCATCGTGCTGCTGGGGCTGGTGCTGGACCGCACCACACAGCGCCCGAACAAGGGGAACGGCAGGCACTGAGCCGACCACCCCGCCCCCCGTCCCGTCCTTGTCCCCAACCCCCGTCCCCGTCCCCGACTCCCGCCCACCGCGCTCGGCAGCCCGAATCCGCCCCCATCCGGCCGGATCACCTCCGCTGCCGGCGCCGCAGGACCCACCTGCCTGTTTGAAACGAGAGACACCCTTCCCATGATGAACAGAAAGCACCTCCTGCGTGCCGCCACCGCCGCCACCGTCGTCCTCGGCGTCACCGGTCTGAGCGCGTGCAGCGCCGCCAAGACCTCCTCCTCGTCCGGCTCGTCCGGCGGCTCGGAGGCGGTCACCATCGCCGTGCCGTCCTGGGTCGGTGCCGAGGCCAACGCGGCCGTCGCCAAGTACATCCTGGAGAACGAACTCCACACGAAGGTCAAGCTGACCCAGCTCGACGAGTCGGTCGCCTTCGACGCCCTCAACAGCGGCAAGGCCAACGTCATCCTGGAGGACTGGGGCGGCGCGCCGAAGAAGGTCAAGCTCTACGTCGACGACAAGAAGTCGATCATCTCGGGCGGTGGCCTGGGCGTCACCGGTCACATCGGCTGGTACATCCCCAAGTACCTGGCCGACGAGCACCCGGACATCACCGACTACAAGAACCTCAACAAGTACGCGTCCCTCTTCAAGACCGCCGAGAGCGGCAGCAAGGGCCAGCTGCTGGAGGGCTCGCCGTCGTACACCACCAACGACGACGCGCTCATCAAGAACCTGAAGCTGAACCTCAAGACGGTCTACGCCGGCTCCGAGGCCGCACAGATCACCCAGATCAAGGAGAGCTACAAGTCCAAGAAGCCGTTCATCAGCTACTGGTGGACGCCGCAGTGGCTCAACTCCCAGCTCGACCTGGTCGAGGTGAAGCTGCCCGAGTACAAGAAGGGCTGCGACTCCGACCCGAAGAAGGTCGCCTGCGGATACGCCCAGACCCCGCTGCAGAAGTACCTGGGCGCCGGCTTCGCCAAGAACAACCCGAAGGCGGCCCAGTTCCTGAAGAACTTCAACTGGACCAACGCCCAGCAGAACGAGGTCGCCGCGATGATCGCGGACCAGAAGATGAGCTCTGACAAGGCCGCCGAGAAGTGGGTCAAGGCCAACCCGGACGTCTGGAAGGCCTGGCTGCCGAAGTAATCGGCCGACGCAGCAGCCTGACGCTACGGCCCCCACCCGCCCTCGGCGGGTGGGGGCCGTAGCGTTGCCAGCCGGTCAGCCGGCACGGCGCCTGGTCAGCTCCCGAGGCCGGCGGTGATCTCCCGCAGGGCAGCGACCGCCCGCCGCTGCAACCCCGGCCCGAACGTGACCCGGGTGGCCCCGAGCCGGCCGAGTGCGGTGGGCGAGGGGCCCCCGTCGTCCAGCAGGGCCAGGGCGTTCAGCGGGCCCTCGACCCCGGCCCGCAGCAGCGGCAGCACGTCCGGCGGGGCGAGGATCGGGTAGACGCAGTCCGCACCCGCCGCCGTGTACAACGTGGCGCGTTCGACCGCCCGTTCGGGATCGCCGTCGCCATGGACGAAGGTGTCGACACGGGCGTTGACGAACAGCCGGCCGGCGGCGACCGAGCAGACCTCGGCGAGGTACTCCGCGTGCTCGTGCTGGTCCTTGAGGATCCCCCCGGGCTGCGAGTCCTCAAGGTTGCAGCCCACGGCGCCCGCCCCCAGCAGCCGCTCCACCAGCTCCTCCGGCGCCAACCCGTATCCGTCCTCGACGTCCGCCGACACCGGTACGTCCACCGCCCGCGCGATCCGGGCCACCGCCGCGAACATCAGGTCCGCCCCAGTGGCCCCGTCCGCGTACCCGAGCGAGGCGGCCACGCCCGCGCTCGGCGTGGCCAGCGCCGGGAAACCGGCCTCCGCGAACACCCGCGCACTGGCCGCGTCCCAGGGCCCGGGCAGGATCAGCGGATCGTCCTCGGCGCGCCGCAGATGCAGGGCGCGGAACTCCTCCACCGTGCTCATGGCTGGTTGCCTCCCGGCGGGACACGGCGGCTGACCATCAGCCGGTTCCAGCTGTTGATAACGGTGATCAGCCCGATGAGATGGGCCAGTTCCCTCCCGCCGAAGTGCCGGGCCGCAGTGTCGTACACCGCGTCCGGTACGAAGCCGTCGGTGAGGAGGGTGACCGACTCGGTCAGCCTGAGCGCCGCCCGCTCCCGCTCGCTGTAGAGACCCCCGGTCTCCTCCCAGGCGTCAAGGAGCTGGAGGCGGTCCTCCGACTCGCCGTTCGCCCGGGCCACCCGCAGGTGCATGTCGAGGCAGAAGGCACAGTGGTTGAGCTGCGAGGCACGGATCATGACCAGCTCAGCGAGAACGGGGTCGCCGAACCCCCTCTTCGCCGCCGCGCTGAGCGCGGTCATCGCCTGGCCGACCTCCCTGTCCAGCAGCTGCGTACGGCTCACTTGTGCTGTCCCGGCTGGTAGTGCCCCGGTACCGCGCGGGTGGCCACGCCGAACCGGTTCCACGCGTTGATCACCGTGATGGTGGCGATCAGCTGGGCGAGTTCGGCCTCCTCGAAGTGCTTGGCGGCCCTCTCGTACACCTCGTCCGGTACGAAACCGTCCGTGAGGACCGTGATCGCCTCGGTCAGCGCGATCGCCGCCAGTTCCCTCTCGGTGTAGAAGTGTTCCGACTCCTCCCACGCACTGAGCTGCACGATGCGCTGGACGCTCTCCCCGGACGCCAGCGCGTCCTTGGTGTGCATGTCCAGGCACAGCGCACAGCGGTTGAGTGCGGAGGCGCGCAGTCGGACCAGCTCCACCAGGGTGGGGTCGAGTCCCCGACCGGCGGCCGTGTTCAGTCGGACCATGGCCTCGTACACCTCTGGGGCCTGCTGGGCCCAGTGCATGCGAGGGGTGCGCTCGGGCGCGAGCCGGGCGTCGTCGTGTGCGTCGTGGGTCGTGCTCATGCCCTTGACCCTAGGGGCGAGGTAGTCCAGCGTTATGGTCCAATTTCGTGGTGAAACCCTGGGCCAATCTGGGCATCGACCTGCACCTCGAACCGGTCGGCTCGGCCGGGCTGCGCCGGGGGCTGACCGACGCCCTGCGGGACGCCGTCCGCTCGGGGCGCCTGGCTCCCGGTACCCGGCTGCCCTCCTCCCGTTCCCTCGCCGCCGACCTCGGCATCGCCCGCAACACCGTCGCCGAGGCCTACACCGACCTGGTGGCGGAGGGGTGGCTCACCGCCCGGCAGGGCTCGGGCACGCGGGTGGCGGAGCGTGTGGTGGTCCCGCCCTCGGGCAGTGACACGCCACTGCGTCGCCGGCGCCTCGACCACCCCGCCCACAGCCTCATTCCCGGCGCTCCCGACCTCTCCGCCTTCCCGCGCGCCGAGTGGCTCAAGGCCGCCCGCCGTGCGCTGTCCGTCGTCCCCTCCCACGCCCTCGGCTACGGGGACCCGCGCGGCCGTACCGAACTGCGCACCGCTCTCGCCGGCTACCTCGCCCGCTCCCGGGGGGTCCGCGCGGATCCGGAAGCCGTGCTGATCACCGCGGGGTTCGCGCATGCGCTGCGCCTCCTCGGCACGGTGCTGCGGGCGCGCGGGGCGCGGACCGTGGCGGTCGAGTCGTACGGGGTCGACGCGTACCGGCGGCTGCTGCAGGACTCGGGCCTGTCGACCCCCGCGCTGCCGTACGACGAGCTCGGCACGAACACCCGGGAGCTGGGCGGGCACGGGGCGGTTCTGCTCACCCCGGCTCACCAGTTCCCCATGGGCGTGCCACTGCGCTCCGACCAGCGGGCCGCCGTCGTCGACTGGGCGCGGCGCACCGGCGGGCTGGTCCTGGAGGACGACTACGACGGCGAGTTCCGCTACGACCGCCAGCCGGTCGGCGCACTGCAGGGGCTCGACCCCGACCGGGTCGTCTACCTGGGCACTGCCAGCAAGTCCCTCGCCCCCGGACTGCGGCTCGGCTGGATGGTGTTGCCACCGGCGCTGGTGCAGGAGGTGGCCTCGGCCAAGGGCACCGTCGACACGGTCGGTGTACTGGAGCAGCTCACCCTGGCCGAGTTCATCGACTCCGGCGCCTACGACCGCCACGTGCGCTCGGCCCGGCTGCGCTACCGGCGTCGTCGTGACGCCGTTGCCGAGGCCGTGGCCGACCGCGGCCGTGAAGTCCGGGTGACGGGAATCGCGGCCGGACTGCACGTGGTGCTGCGATTGCCGCCCGGCACCGAACAACCGGTCATCGAGGCGGCCGGCCGGCAAGGGCTGGCGCTGCACGGCCTGTCCTGGTACCGGCATCCGCGGGCCGTCGCCGAGCCACGGGACGCCTTGGTCGTGGGGTACGCAAGGCCCTCGGACAGCGCGTGGGCGGGGGCGTTGGAAGCGCTGTGCCGGGTGTTGCCGCGGTAGGCCGCGACGGCTGTGCCGTCTCGGCACACACGGCCGGCCATCCCGGGTGGCTCGCCGTCGTCGCAGGGTGCCGCCGCGGTGGAACCGCGTCGAGGGTGGCGCCGAGACGGCACCGGGCGTCGGGCGTGGGGCGTCCGACAGGTCATCCCTCCGTTGCCGGTGCCTCCCCGAACCTCGCCAGCAGCATCGCCCCTGCCACCGCGACCACGAAGCCCAGCACCGCCAGCCAGGCCAGTCCCTCCCGCGTCCGGTCGCCGAGCCACACCACCCCGACCCACGCCGGGCCGATCGTCTCGCCGATCACCAGCCCGGCCGTCGCCGTCGTCACCGAGCCGCGTTGCAGGGCCGAGGTGAGCAGCAGGAACGCGGCCCCGCCGCCGAGCAGCAGGGCGTACGTCGCGGGATTGGTCAGCAGTCCGGCCGGACGCAGCGAGTTGATCAGCCGTACCGAGACCTCCACCACCCCGAAACCGAAACCCGCGCCGAGCCCCAGCAGCAGCGCACGGGTCCGCCCGGAAAGGCGCCCGGCGAGACCACCGATCAGCAGCACGCCCACCGCCGCCACCACCATCGCGTACCCCAGCCGGTCCGGCCCGCTGCGGTCGCCTTCCGCGCCCGAGGCCAGGCCCAGCATGGCCAGACCCGCGCACACCACGCCCACGGCACCCCACTCCGTGGGGCTCAGCCGCACCCGCAGCAGCCGTGCCGCCACCACGGCCGTCACCGCCAGGCTCGCCGCCAGCGCTGCGCCCACCGCATAGATCGGCACGGACCGCAGCGCCGCGATCTGCAACAGGAAGCCGAGCCCGTCCAACGCCAGCCCGGCGAGGTAACGCCACTGCCGCAGCGCCCGGAGCAATAGCGCCGCGTCCCCGCCCCCGCTCTCCTCGGCCACCGCCGTCCGTGCGGCCACCGCCTGCAACACCGTCGCGGTTCCGAAGCAGACCGCTGCGCCGAGGGCGCACACCATTCCGAACAGCACGAAGTGACTCTAGCCCGCCGACTCGGTGGGCTATCGGCTCAGGTGGCGGTTGACGGGGCTGTCCCGGTCCGGTAGCCGGCCGGCGCCGGTTCGCCGTTCACGCCGGGCCCTCCCGCCACATCACCCACGGGCGTTCGATCACCTCGGCATAGCTGGTGTGCTCGGGATGCTCGCGCAGGTGGCCGAACGCCCATGTCTGCGGTTCGGTCGGGTCCGTGCTCGGCTCCGATCTCGCCTCGCACTCGGTGTCGTTCCCGGTGAGGGTGAGACACCGGAACGCGTACGTCACTGGTGGGGCGTCGTCGTCACGGTCGGGGCGCAGCGTCCAGTTCACGAAACGGAACGTGCCACGGGCGGGAGTGCTCACAGCAACTCACCCCGGCTCCGCGCGTTGGCGCGGGCGTTCTCGGCCCGGAGACGCTGCGCGGGACTCGCCGGCCGCACGTCCGCGGGGTGAACGGACCACTCGATACCGCCCGTGACCGGACGCAGATACCAGAATCCGTACGCCTCGCCGCGGAACTCCCCGACCCGATCGTGTACGTCCACCATGAGCGTGCCAGGGGCCGGAACGTGTGGGGGGTTCTGCCGTTCGGCGGGGTCGTTCTTGCCAGACACGGCCACTCCTCTCCGTAGTTGGTCCACTACTCGGAGGATTCAGCGTGGCGTAGGGTCCTGGTTGTCTTCAACTTGCGGTGTTTGCACGGAAAGTTGGGTGGTGGCTGTTGAATCGGAAAGAGTTGGACCCCGAGCACTCACCAGGCGCGGCGTTCGGTCAGCGTCTGCGCATGTTGCGGGAGGAGCGGGGCTGGACTCAAGACGACCTGGCAGAGCGGATGGGTTACTCCGGGACGCACATCTCCGCCGTGGAAACTGGCCGTCGGACTCCAACTCCCCGTTTTTCGCATAGTGCTGACAAGGCCTTCGGTACCGGCGATCTGTTCGAACGCCAAGGGCGCGCTGTACGGCACACAGCGCTGTTGGAGGGGTTCCCGGACTATGTTGCGCAGGAGGTCCGTGCGACCGAGATCCGCCTCTTTGAGCTGGGAATCGTTCCGGGGTTGCTCCAGACTCCCGAGTACGCGGCGGCCATCACCACGGGCGCTGTCCGGCGAGGAGCCATTACGGAGCAGCAGGCGGAGGAAAGGTTGTCTCTGCTTGCAGCGCGCCAGGCGTCCCTTGAACGCACGCCTGCCCCCATGGTCTACGCGGTTCTGGACGAGAGCTGCATACGGCGACCAGTAGGCGGTGCCAAGGTCATAGCGGCGCAACTGGACCGGCTCGCCGCGTTCGCCGAACTACCCTCCACTGTCCTTCAGGTGGCTCCGTACGACCTCGGTGAACGGCGGGCATTCGATCTGCCCGTCACGCTGTTGACTCTCGCTGACCGGAGCCATGTTGCGTACGCCGAGTCTGCGCTACAAGGACGACTGGAGCGCGAAACGCGCCTCGTTCAGCCCATGTTGACGGCC contains:
- a CDS encoding carboxymuconolactone decarboxylase family protein, whose translation is MSTTHDAHDDARLAPERTPRMHWAQQAPEVYEAMVRLNTAAGRGLDPTLVELVRLRASALNRCALCLDMHTKDALASGESVQRIVQLSAWEESEHFYTERELAAIALTEAITVLTDGFVPDEVYERAAKHFEEAELAQLIATITVINAWNRFGVATRAVPGHYQPGQHK
- a CDS encoding PLP-dependent aminotransferase family protein, whose protein sequence is MVKPWANLGIDLHLEPVGSAGLRRGLTDALRDAVRSGRLAPGTRLPSSRSLAADLGIARNTVAEAYTDLVAEGWLTARQGSGTRVAERVVVPPSGSDTPLRRRRLDHPAHSLIPGAPDLSAFPRAEWLKAARRALSVVPSHALGYGDPRGRTELRTALAGYLARSRGVRADPEAVLITAGFAHALRLLGTVLRARGARTVAVESYGVDAYRRLLQDSGLSTPALPYDELGTNTRELGGHGAVLLTPAHQFPMGVPLRSDQRAAVVDWARRTGGLVLEDDYDGEFRYDRQPVGALQGLDPDRVVYLGTASKSLAPGLRLGWMVLPPALVQEVASAKGTVDTVGVLEQLTLAEFIDSGAYDRHVRSARLRYRRRRDAVAEAVADRGREVRVTGIAAGLHVVLRLPPGTEQPVIEAAGRQGLALHGLSWYRHPRAVAEPRDALVVGYARPSDSAWAGALEALCRVLPR
- a CDS encoding carboxymuconolactone decarboxylase family protein; the encoded protein is MSRTQLLDREVGQAMTALSAAAKRGFGDPVLAELVMIRASQLNHCAFCLDMHLRVARANGESEDRLQLLDAWEETGGLYSERERAALRLTESVTLLTDGFVPDAVYDTAARHFGGRELAHLIGLITVINSWNRLMVSRRVPPGGNQP
- a CDS encoding isocitrate lyase/PEP mutase family protein, with translation MSTVEEFRALHLRRAEDDPLILPGPWDAASARVFAEAGFPALATPSAGVAASLGYADGATGADLMFAAVARIARAVDVPVSADVEDGYGLAPEELVERLLGAGAVGCNLEDSQPGGILKDQHEHAEYLAEVCSVAAGRLFVNARVDTFVHGDGDPERAVERATLYTAAGADCVYPILAPPDVLPLLRAGVEGPLNALALLDDGGPSPTALGRLGATRVTFGPGLQRRAVAALREITAGLGS
- a CDS encoding helix-turn-helix domain-containing protein, yielding MLNRKELDPEHSPGAAFGQRLRMLREERGWTQDDLAERMGYSGTHISAVETGRRTPTPRFSHSADKAFGTGDLFERQGRAVRHTALLEGFPDYVAQEVRATEIRLFELGIVPGLLQTPEYAAAITTGAVRRGAITEQQAEERLSLLAARQASLERTPAPMVYAVLDESCIRRPVGGAKVIAAQLDRLAAFAELPSTVLQVAPYDLGERRAFDLPVTLLTLADRSHVAYAESALQGRLERETRLVQPMLTAYHQLQAEARSQTDSVAMISQLRKGAP